A genomic region of Branchiostoma lanceolatum isolate klBraLanc5 chromosome 4, klBraLanc5.hap2, whole genome shotgun sequence contains the following coding sequences:
- the LOC136433195 gene encoding protein Aster-B-like isoform X13: MKERVVMWLKKRRVRRLRGVSRLESQLTSSEECITPVPEDMSDPGGPIISKKLKRLTSFVGSSENSQMRLRAVKRRRGKGWMPWKSLSHSPRVPHNKHSSADEGPSMVEKGTSGDRTPEMPERVNPGHKGNRSNGKNSKKSSNWYNMLHPTYKSKCEDFHKLFKHLPETERLLVDYSCALQKDILVHGRLYLTENWVCFYANIFRWETLLTIRCKDITSITKEKTAKVIPNAIQICTENEKHFLTSFTQRDSVYMMIFRIWQNALLEKPLSPSELWQYFKLTNGEMDFSSEEEDSATDSKSTENENDIVEESGTDAKDDSDATEDLNAKKGEGSPGSRTPQRAASPIPSPASSEPSRLSSVESPMSDDPPSLPVGRSSPTTPQSTSEQADISQADTVADETLPQDSMKDDYISTEESDTTETEDDDVGEVVCPYNDLVGRRCINEVYNIPVDKLYEMLFSQESDFFQEFHASRKTFDLVIGSWQDREDGDQTRQLTYTLTLNASFGPKTSASTETQISHDSKPGLFYVVDCEIVNGGIPYGENFYVLNRYCLNRVTSYQSRLRVSSEIKYRKTVWGLVKNIIEKNAGHGLQENFKHLGRHLDKVSDACQPPTPRKNKGLASSVRRRKRASSYTYQPRPPEISITGPQSAAAPNPSLASMAPTLTRIQKHSRSDSRHRGADRAGENDSFRSHQGRMAAKTREDLSLSQPWPIDVDAHKCLLAICIILVCLLLLNLLVMYRVWSLERATSGLQPWPAKDVSWSSNTPRSPEEWIQLLQQQQQFHEAELHRWREVLATSVTLLDQMRASLSGLSHDVKTKVDNPMAPETPVHSDDKDL; this comes from the exons ACTCACATCGTTTGTAGGTAGCTCAGAAAACAGTCAGATGAGATTAAGAGCAGTGAAGAGAAGGCGAGGAAAAGGCTGGATGCCGTGGAAAAGCTTGTCTCACAG CCCCCGTGTGCCACACAACAAGCACTCGTCTGCTGATGAGGGCCCCAGCATGGTAGAGAAGGGGACCAGTGGTGACCGTACTCCCGAGATGCCGGAGAGGGTAAACCCAGGCCACAAGGGCAACAGAAGTAATGGCAAAAACTCTAAG AAATCATCAAATTGGTACAAT ATGCTGCATCCAACATACAAGTCAAAGTGTGAAGATTTCCACAAGCTTTTCAAGCATCTGCCTGAGACTGAAAGATTACTTGTAG ACTATTCCTGTGCCCTGCAGAAGGACATCCTGGTCCATGGCAGACTTTATCTCACAGAAAACTGGGTCTGCTTTTACGCCAACATCTTTAGATGGGAAACTTTG CTGACAATCAGATGTAAGGACATCACCTCCATCACCAAGGAGAAAACTGCCAAGGTCATACCCAACGCCATCCAGATCTGCACAGAGAATGAGAAG CATTTCCTGACATCCTTCACCCAACGAGACTCTGTCTACATGATGATCTTCAGGATTTGGCAAAATGCCCTACTGGAAAAG CCACTCAGCCCTTCTGAACTGTGGCAGTACTTCAAACTGACCAATGGGGAGATGGACTTCAGTAGTGAGGAGGAGGACTCAGCAACAGACAGTAAGAGCACAG AAAATGAGAATGACATCGTGGAAGAATCGGGCACTGATGCCAAGGATGACAGTGATGCCACAG AGGACTTGAATGCAAAGAAAGGGGAGGGCAGCCCTGGGAGCAGGACTCCGCAGAGAGCAGCTAGCCCCATCCCCAGCCCTGCTAGCAGCGAGCCCTCACGCCTCAGCTCCGTGGAGTCACCTATG AGTGATGATCCTCCCAGTCTGCCGGTCGGCCGTTCCTCACCCACCACCCCACAGAGCACCTCCGAGCAGGCCGATATTTCTCAGGCAGACACCGTAGCTGACGAAACACTCCCTCAGGACTCCATGAAGGACGACTACATATCAACGGAGGAGAGCGACACCACTGAGACAGAGGATGATGATGTTG GAGAGGTGGTGTGCCCTTATAACGACCTTGTGGGCAGGAGGTGCATCAACGAGGTTTACAACATTCCTGTGGACAAGCTGTATGAGATGCTCTTCAGTCAGGAGTCAGACTTCTTCCAGGAGTTCCACGCCTCCAGAAAAACATTCG ACTTGGTGATCGGATCATGGCAGGACAGAGAAGATGGGGACCAAACCAGACAGTTGACCTACACCCTCACTCTCAACGCCTCCTTTGGACCAAAAACATCTGcttccacagaaacacag ATCTCTCACGACAGTAAACCTGGGCTGTTCTATGTGGTGGACTGTGAAATTGTCAACGGTGGGATTCCATATGGGGAGAACTTTTACGTCCTGAACAGATACTGCCTTAACAGAGTTACTAGCTATCAAAGTAGACTCAG GGTAAGCAGTGAAATCAAGTACAGAAAAACTGTTTGGGGCCTGGTGAAGAATATCATAGAAAAGAATGCTGGTCATGGACTTCAGGAAAACTTTAAGCATTTAG GCCGGCATTTAGACAAAGTCTCTGACGCCTGTCAGCCACCGACACCCAGGAAAAACAAGGGTCTGGCCAGCAGCGTACGGCGGAGAAAACGAGCGTCCAGCTACACGTACCAGCCACGCCCACCGGAGATCTCCATCACAGGCCCACAGTCTGCAGCTGCACCCAACCCCAGCCTGGCCAGCATGGCTCCTACCCTCACCAGAA TCCAAAAGCACAGCCGCAGTGACAGTCGCCACAGGGGTGCAGACAGGGCGGGAGAGAATGATTCCTTCAGGAGCCACCAGGGCAGGATGGCAG CAAAGACCCGGGAGGACCTCAGCCTCAGCCAACCGTGGCCCATAGATGTGGACGCACACAAGTGTCTCCTGGCTATCTGTATCAT TCTGGTGTGCCTGTTACTGCTGAACCTGCTGGTGATGTACAGAGTTTGGTCGTTAGAACGTGCCACCAGCGGTCTGCAGCCATGGCCTGCTAAAGATGTCAGCTGGAGCAG TAACACCCCCAGGAGTCCTGAGGAGTGGATCCAGCtcctccagcagcagcagcagttccACGAGGCGGAGCTGCACAGGTGGCGCGAGGTGCTGGCCACGTCCGTCACGCTCTTAGATCAG ATGCGAGCTTCCTTGTCAGGACTCTCTCATGATGTCAAGACAAAAGTAGACAATCCTATGGCACCTGAAACGCCTGTACACAGCGATGATAAAGACTTGTAA
- the LOC136433195 gene encoding protein Aster-B-like isoform X14, giving the protein MEQYRYADMAKSRLESQLTSSEECITPVPEDMSDPGGPIISKKLKRLTSFVGSSENSQMRLRAVKRRRGKGWMPWKSLSHSPRVPHNKHSSADEGPSMVEKGTSGDRTPEMPERVNPGHKGNRSNGKNSKKSSNWYNMLHPTYKSKCEDFHKLFKHLPETERLLVDYSCALQKDILVHGRLYLTENWVCFYANIFRWETLLTIRCKDITSITKEKTAKVIPNAIQICTENEKHFLTSFTQRDSVYMMIFRIWQNALLEKPLSPSELWQYFKLTNGEMDFSSEEEDSATDSKSTENENDIVEESGTDAKDDSDATEDLNAKKGEGSPGSRTPQRAASPIPSPASSEPSRLSSVESPMSDDPPSLPVGRSSPTTPQSTSEQADISQADTVADETLPQDSMKDDYISTEESDTTETEDDDVGEVVCPYNDLVGRRCINEVYNIPVDKLYEMLFSQESDFFQEFHASRKTFDLVIGSWQDREDGDQTRQLTYTLTLNASFGPKTSASTETQISHDSKPGLFYVVDCEIVNGGIPYGENFYVLNRYCLNRVTSYQSRLRVSSEIKYRKTVWGLVKNIIEKNAGHGLQENFKHLGRHLDKVSDACQPPTPRKNKGLASSVRRRKRASSYTYQPRPPEISITGPQSAAAPNPSLASMAPTLTRIQKHSRSDSRHRGADRAGENDSFRSHQGRMAAKTREDLSLSQPWPIDVDAHKCLLAICIILVCLLLLNLLVMYRVWSLERATSGLQPWPAKDVSWSSNTPRSPEEWIQLLQQQQQFHEAELHRWREVLATSVTLLDQMRASLSGLSHDVKTKVDNPMAPETPVHSDDKDL; this is encoded by the exons ACTCACATCGTTTGTAGGTAGCTCAGAAAACAGTCAGATGAGATTAAGAGCAGTGAAGAGAAGGCGAGGAAAAGGCTGGATGCCGTGGAAAAGCTTGTCTCACAG CCCCCGTGTGCCACACAACAAGCACTCGTCTGCTGATGAGGGCCCCAGCATGGTAGAGAAGGGGACCAGTGGTGACCGTACTCCCGAGATGCCGGAGAGGGTAAACCCAGGCCACAAGGGCAACAGAAGTAATGGCAAAAACTCTAAG AAATCATCAAATTGGTACAAT ATGCTGCATCCAACATACAAGTCAAAGTGTGAAGATTTCCACAAGCTTTTCAAGCATCTGCCTGAGACTGAAAGATTACTTGTAG ACTATTCCTGTGCCCTGCAGAAGGACATCCTGGTCCATGGCAGACTTTATCTCACAGAAAACTGGGTCTGCTTTTACGCCAACATCTTTAGATGGGAAACTTTG CTGACAATCAGATGTAAGGACATCACCTCCATCACCAAGGAGAAAACTGCCAAGGTCATACCCAACGCCATCCAGATCTGCACAGAGAATGAGAAG CATTTCCTGACATCCTTCACCCAACGAGACTCTGTCTACATGATGATCTTCAGGATTTGGCAAAATGCCCTACTGGAAAAG CCACTCAGCCCTTCTGAACTGTGGCAGTACTTCAAACTGACCAATGGGGAGATGGACTTCAGTAGTGAGGAGGAGGACTCAGCAACAGACAGTAAGAGCACAG AAAATGAGAATGACATCGTGGAAGAATCGGGCACTGATGCCAAGGATGACAGTGATGCCACAG AGGACTTGAATGCAAAGAAAGGGGAGGGCAGCCCTGGGAGCAGGACTCCGCAGAGAGCAGCTAGCCCCATCCCCAGCCCTGCTAGCAGCGAGCCCTCACGCCTCAGCTCCGTGGAGTCACCTATG AGTGATGATCCTCCCAGTCTGCCGGTCGGCCGTTCCTCACCCACCACCCCACAGAGCACCTCCGAGCAGGCCGATATTTCTCAGGCAGACACCGTAGCTGACGAAACACTCCCTCAGGACTCCATGAAGGACGACTACATATCAACGGAGGAGAGCGACACCACTGAGACAGAGGATGATGATGTTG GAGAGGTGGTGTGCCCTTATAACGACCTTGTGGGCAGGAGGTGCATCAACGAGGTTTACAACATTCCTGTGGACAAGCTGTATGAGATGCTCTTCAGTCAGGAGTCAGACTTCTTCCAGGAGTTCCACGCCTCCAGAAAAACATTCG ACTTGGTGATCGGATCATGGCAGGACAGAGAAGATGGGGACCAAACCAGACAGTTGACCTACACCCTCACTCTCAACGCCTCCTTTGGACCAAAAACATCTGcttccacagaaacacag ATCTCTCACGACAGTAAACCTGGGCTGTTCTATGTGGTGGACTGTGAAATTGTCAACGGTGGGATTCCATATGGGGAGAACTTTTACGTCCTGAACAGATACTGCCTTAACAGAGTTACTAGCTATCAAAGTAGACTCAG GGTAAGCAGTGAAATCAAGTACAGAAAAACTGTTTGGGGCCTGGTGAAGAATATCATAGAAAAGAATGCTGGTCATGGACTTCAGGAAAACTTTAAGCATTTAG GCCGGCATTTAGACAAAGTCTCTGACGCCTGTCAGCCACCGACACCCAGGAAAAACAAGGGTCTGGCCAGCAGCGTACGGCGGAGAAAACGAGCGTCCAGCTACACGTACCAGCCACGCCCACCGGAGATCTCCATCACAGGCCCACAGTCTGCAGCTGCACCCAACCCCAGCCTGGCCAGCATGGCTCCTACCCTCACCAGAA TCCAAAAGCACAGCCGCAGTGACAGTCGCCACAGGGGTGCAGACAGGGCGGGAGAGAATGATTCCTTCAGGAGCCACCAGGGCAGGATGGCAG CAAAGACCCGGGAGGACCTCAGCCTCAGCCAACCGTGGCCCATAGATGTGGACGCACACAAGTGTCTCCTGGCTATCTGTATCAT TCTGGTGTGCCTGTTACTGCTGAACCTGCTGGTGATGTACAGAGTTTGGTCGTTAGAACGTGCCACCAGCGGTCTGCAGCCATGGCCTGCTAAAGATGTCAGCTGGAGCAG TAACACCCCCAGGAGTCCTGAGGAGTGGATCCAGCtcctccagcagcagcagcagttccACGAGGCGGAGCTGCACAGGTGGCGCGAGGTGCTGGCCACGTCCGTCACGCTCTTAGATCAG ATGCGAGCTTCCTTGTCAGGACTCTCTCATGATGTCAAGACAAAAGTAGACAATCCTATGGCACCTGAAACGCCTGTACACAGCGATGATAAAGACTTGTAA
- the LOC136433195 gene encoding protein Aster-B-like isoform X19, whose translation MRLRAVKRRRGKGWMPWKSLSHSPRVPHNKHSSADEGPSMVEKGTSGDRTPEMPERVNPGHKGNRSNGKNSKKSSNWYNMLHPTYKSKCEDFHKLFKHLPETERLLVDYSCALQKDILVHGRLYLTENWVCFYANIFRWETLLTIRCKDITSITKEKTAKVIPNAIQICTENEKHFLTSFTQRDSVYMMIFRIWQNALLEKPLSPSELWQYFKLTNGEMDFSSEEEDSATDSKSTENENDIVEESGTDAKDDSDATEDLNAKKGEGSPGSRTPQRAASPIPSPASSEPSRLSSVESPMSDDPPSLPVGRSSPTTPQSTSEQADISQADTVADETLPQDSMKDDYISTEESDTTETEDDDVGEVVCPYNDLVGRRCINEVYNIPVDKLYEMLFSQESDFFQEFHASRKTFDLVIGSWQDREDGDQTRQLTYTLTLNASFGPKTSASTETQISHDSKPGLFYVVDCEIVNGGIPYGENFYVLNRYCLNRVTSYQSRLRVSSEIKYRKTVWGLVKNIIEKNAGHGLQENFKHLGRHLDKVSDACQPPTPRKNKGLASSVRRRKRASSYTYQPRPPEISITGPQSAAAPNPSLASMAPTLTRIQKHSRSDSRHRGADRAGENDSFRSHQGRMAAKTREDLSLSQPWPIDVDAHKCLLAICIILVCLLLLNLLVMYRVWSLERATSGLQPWPAKDVSWSSNTPRSPEEWIQLLQQQQQFHEAELHRWREVLATSVTLLDQMRASLSGLSHDVKTKVDNPMAPETPVHSDDKDL comes from the exons ATGAGATTAAGAGCAGTGAAGAGAAGGCGAGGAAAAGGCTGGATGCCGTGGAAAAGCTTGTCTCACAG CCCCCGTGTGCCACACAACAAGCACTCGTCTGCTGATGAGGGCCCCAGCATGGTAGAGAAGGGGACCAGTGGTGACCGTACTCCCGAGATGCCGGAGAGGGTAAACCCAGGCCACAAGGGCAACAGAAGTAATGGCAAAAACTCTAAG AAATCATCAAATTGGTACAAT ATGCTGCATCCAACATACAAGTCAAAGTGTGAAGATTTCCACAAGCTTTTCAAGCATCTGCCTGAGACTGAAAGATTACTTGTAG ACTATTCCTGTGCCCTGCAGAAGGACATCCTGGTCCATGGCAGACTTTATCTCACAGAAAACTGGGTCTGCTTTTACGCCAACATCTTTAGATGGGAAACTTTG CTGACAATCAGATGTAAGGACATCACCTCCATCACCAAGGAGAAAACTGCCAAGGTCATACCCAACGCCATCCAGATCTGCACAGAGAATGAGAAG CATTTCCTGACATCCTTCACCCAACGAGACTCTGTCTACATGATGATCTTCAGGATTTGGCAAAATGCCCTACTGGAAAAG CCACTCAGCCCTTCTGAACTGTGGCAGTACTTCAAACTGACCAATGGGGAGATGGACTTCAGTAGTGAGGAGGAGGACTCAGCAACAGACAGTAAGAGCACAG AAAATGAGAATGACATCGTGGAAGAATCGGGCACTGATGCCAAGGATGACAGTGATGCCACAG AGGACTTGAATGCAAAGAAAGGGGAGGGCAGCCCTGGGAGCAGGACTCCGCAGAGAGCAGCTAGCCCCATCCCCAGCCCTGCTAGCAGCGAGCCCTCACGCCTCAGCTCCGTGGAGTCACCTATG AGTGATGATCCTCCCAGTCTGCCGGTCGGCCGTTCCTCACCCACCACCCCACAGAGCACCTCCGAGCAGGCCGATATTTCTCAGGCAGACACCGTAGCTGACGAAACACTCCCTCAGGACTCCATGAAGGACGACTACATATCAACGGAGGAGAGCGACACCACTGAGACAGAGGATGATGATGTTG GAGAGGTGGTGTGCCCTTATAACGACCTTGTGGGCAGGAGGTGCATCAACGAGGTTTACAACATTCCTGTGGACAAGCTGTATGAGATGCTCTTCAGTCAGGAGTCAGACTTCTTCCAGGAGTTCCACGCCTCCAGAAAAACATTCG ACTTGGTGATCGGATCATGGCAGGACAGAGAAGATGGGGACCAAACCAGACAGTTGACCTACACCCTCACTCTCAACGCCTCCTTTGGACCAAAAACATCTGcttccacagaaacacag ATCTCTCACGACAGTAAACCTGGGCTGTTCTATGTGGTGGACTGTGAAATTGTCAACGGTGGGATTCCATATGGGGAGAACTTTTACGTCCTGAACAGATACTGCCTTAACAGAGTTACTAGCTATCAAAGTAGACTCAG GGTAAGCAGTGAAATCAAGTACAGAAAAACTGTTTGGGGCCTGGTGAAGAATATCATAGAAAAGAATGCTGGTCATGGACTTCAGGAAAACTTTAAGCATTTAG GCCGGCATTTAGACAAAGTCTCTGACGCCTGTCAGCCACCGACACCCAGGAAAAACAAGGGTCTGGCCAGCAGCGTACGGCGGAGAAAACGAGCGTCCAGCTACACGTACCAGCCACGCCCACCGGAGATCTCCATCACAGGCCCACAGTCTGCAGCTGCACCCAACCCCAGCCTGGCCAGCATGGCTCCTACCCTCACCAGAA TCCAAAAGCACAGCCGCAGTGACAGTCGCCACAGGGGTGCAGACAGGGCGGGAGAGAATGATTCCTTCAGGAGCCACCAGGGCAGGATGGCAG CAAAGACCCGGGAGGACCTCAGCCTCAGCCAACCGTGGCCCATAGATGTGGACGCACACAAGTGTCTCCTGGCTATCTGTATCAT TCTGGTGTGCCTGTTACTGCTGAACCTGCTGGTGATGTACAGAGTTTGGTCGTTAGAACGTGCCACCAGCGGTCTGCAGCCATGGCCTGCTAAAGATGTCAGCTGGAGCAG TAACACCCCCAGGAGTCCTGAGGAGTGGATCCAGCtcctccagcagcagcagcagttccACGAGGCGGAGCTGCACAGGTGGCGCGAGGTGCTGGCCACGTCCGTCACGCTCTTAGATCAG ATGCGAGCTTCCTTGTCAGGACTCTCTCATGATGTCAAGACAAAAGTAGACAATCCTATGGCACCTGAAACGCCTGTACACAGCGATGATAAAGACTTGTAA
- the LOC136433195 gene encoding protein Aster-B-like isoform X11, translated as MADNGTVQLVTPTISVECAENGAEAAAGRDRESSGSKRHSVYSTSSSRSRQTSTSGFHRTASAAGSDPGGPIISKKLKRLTSFVGSSENSQMRLRAVKRRRGKGWMPWKSLSHSPRVPHNKHSSADEGPSMVEKGTSGDRTPEMPERVNPGHKGNRSNGKNSKKSSNWYNMLHPTYKSKCEDFHKLFKHLPETERLLVDYSCALQKDILVHGRLYLTENWVCFYANIFRWETLLTIRCKDITSITKEKTAKVIPNAIQICTENEKHFLTSFTQRDSVYMMIFRIWQNALLEKPLSPSELWQYFKLTNGEMDFSSEEEDSATDSKSTENENDIVEESGTDAKDDSDATEDLNAKKGEGSPGSRTPQRAASPIPSPASSEPSRLSSVESPMSDDPPSLPVGRSSPTTPQSTSEQADISQADTVADETLPQDSMKDDYISTEESDTTETEDDDVGEVVCPYNDLVGRRCINEVYNIPVDKLYEMLFSQESDFFQEFHASRKTFDLVIGSWQDREDGDQTRQLTYTLTLNASFGPKTSASTETQISHDSKPGLFYVVDCEIVNGGIPYGENFYVLNRYCLNRVTSYQSRLRVSSEIKYRKTVWGLVKNIIEKNAGHGLQENFKHLGRHLDKVSDACQPPTPRKNKGLASSVRRRKRASSYTYQPRPPEISITGPQSAAAPNPSLASMAPTLTRIQKHSRSDSRHRGADRAGENDSFRSHQGRMAAKTREDLSLSQPWPIDVDAHKCLLAICIILVCLLLLNLLVMYRVWSLERATSGLQPWPAKDVSWSSNTPRSPEEWIQLLQQQQQFHEAELHRWREVLATSVTLLDQMRASLSGLSHDVKTKVDNPMAPETPVHSDDKDL; from the exons ACTCACATCGTTTGTAGGTAGCTCAGAAAACAGTCAGATGAGATTAAGAGCAGTGAAGAGAAGGCGAGGAAAAGGCTGGATGCCGTGGAAAAGCTTGTCTCACAG CCCCCGTGTGCCACACAACAAGCACTCGTCTGCTGATGAGGGCCCCAGCATGGTAGAGAAGGGGACCAGTGGTGACCGTACTCCCGAGATGCCGGAGAGGGTAAACCCAGGCCACAAGGGCAACAGAAGTAATGGCAAAAACTCTAAG AAATCATCAAATTGGTACAAT ATGCTGCATCCAACATACAAGTCAAAGTGTGAAGATTTCCACAAGCTTTTCAAGCATCTGCCTGAGACTGAAAGATTACTTGTAG ACTATTCCTGTGCCCTGCAGAAGGACATCCTGGTCCATGGCAGACTTTATCTCACAGAAAACTGGGTCTGCTTTTACGCCAACATCTTTAGATGGGAAACTTTG CTGACAATCAGATGTAAGGACATCACCTCCATCACCAAGGAGAAAACTGCCAAGGTCATACCCAACGCCATCCAGATCTGCACAGAGAATGAGAAG CATTTCCTGACATCCTTCACCCAACGAGACTCTGTCTACATGATGATCTTCAGGATTTGGCAAAATGCCCTACTGGAAAAG CCACTCAGCCCTTCTGAACTGTGGCAGTACTTCAAACTGACCAATGGGGAGATGGACTTCAGTAGTGAGGAGGAGGACTCAGCAACAGACAGTAAGAGCACAG AAAATGAGAATGACATCGTGGAAGAATCGGGCACTGATGCCAAGGATGACAGTGATGCCACAG AGGACTTGAATGCAAAGAAAGGGGAGGGCAGCCCTGGGAGCAGGACTCCGCAGAGAGCAGCTAGCCCCATCCCCAGCCCTGCTAGCAGCGAGCCCTCACGCCTCAGCTCCGTGGAGTCACCTATG AGTGATGATCCTCCCAGTCTGCCGGTCGGCCGTTCCTCACCCACCACCCCACAGAGCACCTCCGAGCAGGCCGATATTTCTCAGGCAGACACCGTAGCTGACGAAACACTCCCTCAGGACTCCATGAAGGACGACTACATATCAACGGAGGAGAGCGACACCACTGAGACAGAGGATGATGATGTTG GAGAGGTGGTGTGCCCTTATAACGACCTTGTGGGCAGGAGGTGCATCAACGAGGTTTACAACATTCCTGTGGACAAGCTGTATGAGATGCTCTTCAGTCAGGAGTCAGACTTCTTCCAGGAGTTCCACGCCTCCAGAAAAACATTCG ACTTGGTGATCGGATCATGGCAGGACAGAGAAGATGGGGACCAAACCAGACAGTTGACCTACACCCTCACTCTCAACGCCTCCTTTGGACCAAAAACATCTGcttccacagaaacacag ATCTCTCACGACAGTAAACCTGGGCTGTTCTATGTGGTGGACTGTGAAATTGTCAACGGTGGGATTCCATATGGGGAGAACTTTTACGTCCTGAACAGATACTGCCTTAACAGAGTTACTAGCTATCAAAGTAGACTCAG GGTAAGCAGTGAAATCAAGTACAGAAAAACTGTTTGGGGCCTGGTGAAGAATATCATAGAAAAGAATGCTGGTCATGGACTTCAGGAAAACTTTAAGCATTTAG GCCGGCATTTAGACAAAGTCTCTGACGCCTGTCAGCCACCGACACCCAGGAAAAACAAGGGTCTGGCCAGCAGCGTACGGCGGAGAAAACGAGCGTCCAGCTACACGTACCAGCCACGCCCACCGGAGATCTCCATCACAGGCCCACAGTCTGCAGCTGCACCCAACCCCAGCCTGGCCAGCATGGCTCCTACCCTCACCAGAA TCCAAAAGCACAGCCGCAGTGACAGTCGCCACAGGGGTGCAGACAGGGCGGGAGAGAATGATTCCTTCAGGAGCCACCAGGGCAGGATGGCAG CAAAGACCCGGGAGGACCTCAGCCTCAGCCAACCGTGGCCCATAGATGTGGACGCACACAAGTGTCTCCTGGCTATCTGTATCAT TCTGGTGTGCCTGTTACTGCTGAACCTGCTGGTGATGTACAGAGTTTGGTCGTTAGAACGTGCCACCAGCGGTCTGCAGCCATGGCCTGCTAAAGATGTCAGCTGGAGCAG TAACACCCCCAGGAGTCCTGAGGAGTGGATCCAGCtcctccagcagcagcagcagttccACGAGGCGGAGCTGCACAGGTGGCGCGAGGTGCTGGCCACGTCCGTCACGCTCTTAGATCAG ATGCGAGCTTCCTTGTCAGGACTCTCTCATGATGTCAAGACAAAAGTAGACAATCCTATGGCACCTGAAACGCCTGTACACAGCGATGATAAAGACTTGTAA